A portion of the Rhodococcus pseudokoreensis genome contains these proteins:
- a CDS encoding DUF4352 domain-containing protein yields MTNPGQPYPSQPYPAPQPPKRKRRIWPWIVVGVPILLFGACSIAIASSTGSDEGTTVTAGSGDGDAPADSGPAFPGKLDEDTSAAGGDTITRDGLAYTVATLEPVSSVIGEYLCSTVTIKNVGDKQNDFNGYVDWSLQDAGGAIRDATFAPDRELLNSGKIAPGGQATGSVCFDARQGSGPGTYVVLFEDTFSLSTDRLAWINTL; encoded by the coding sequence ATGACGAACCCCGGTCAGCCCTATCCGAGCCAGCCCTACCCTGCCCCGCAGCCGCCGAAGAGGAAGCGTCGCATCTGGCCGTGGATCGTCGTCGGCGTTCCGATCCTGCTCTTCGGCGCATGCTCGATCGCCATCGCATCGAGCACCGGCAGCGACGAGGGCACCACCGTCACAGCAGGTTCCGGCGACGGGGACGCCCCGGCGGACAGCGGACCCGCTTTCCCCGGCAAGCTCGACGAAGACACCTCCGCGGCCGGCGGCGACACGATCACCCGCGACGGGCTCGCCTACACCGTGGCCACGCTCGAACCGGTGAGCAGCGTCATCGGCGAGTACCTGTGCAGCACCGTGACCATCAAGAACGTCGGTGACAAGCAGAACGACTTCAACGGATATGTGGATTGGAGCCTTCAGGATGCCGGCGGCGCCATTCGTGACGCGACGTTCGCACCGGACCGCGAACTGCTGAACTCGGGGAAGATTGCGCCCGGCGGTCAGGCCACCGGCAGCGTGTGCTTCGACGCCCGCCAGGGCTCCGGCCCCGGAACCTACGTCGTACTCTTCGAGGACACCTTCTCACTGTCCACCGACCGCCTGGCCTGGATCAACACCCTGTAG
- a CDS encoding sensor histidine kinase, producing MAVTATSAETIRRRVWTTGAVTLSVFCSLMTVGLSGDSGTVAVWNIAIGLVLNLGAAVALVWRHERPWLVLGVALVGPLFFSTDATAALIALYALARTERGQQLVAAATAVFLACGVSLTYDAFRTRDNSVLTMGSTRPEVGGPKPDWDIALWIPWLVAATLVAIVVSVAVLKHTRTELAQAERSRDRATEQTHVMRDEMIRTEERTRMARDMHDTLAASLSRISLFARALQVSGAGNPEKIANTASMIRSTAHEALDELKNIVGVLRGSGGASRASGHQGIDGVADLVQSARAAGLHATFYADLRPGDVGTVSGHVTYRVVQESLTNAQKYASDQTIRISISGASESGIRIDVRNGLSFQPPSVPGGSRAGLRGLAEQARDIGGKLEAGRLGEEFVVDCWLPWFA from the coding sequence ATGGCCGTGACTGCAACATCCGCTGAAACCATCCGTCGCCGCGTCTGGACTACCGGCGCGGTGACGCTCAGCGTGTTCTGTTCGCTGATGACGGTGGGTCTGTCCGGCGATTCCGGGACCGTCGCGGTGTGGAACATCGCGATCGGACTGGTGTTGAATCTGGGTGCCGCGGTCGCGTTGGTGTGGCGGCACGAACGGCCGTGGCTGGTTCTGGGCGTGGCCCTCGTTGGTCCGCTGTTCTTCTCGACCGACGCCACTGCCGCGTTGATCGCGCTCTATGCACTCGCCAGGACGGAGCGGGGGCAGCAGCTGGTCGCGGCAGCGACAGCCGTATTTCTGGCGTGTGGCGTCTCGCTCACCTACGATGCGTTCCGCACCCGCGACAATTCGGTTCTGACGATGGGCTCGACGCGACCGGAGGTCGGTGGGCCGAAGCCGGACTGGGATATCGCACTGTGGATTCCCTGGCTCGTTGCGGCGACGCTGGTGGCGATCGTGGTCTCGGTCGCGGTGCTGAAGCACACCCGTACCGAACTCGCTCAGGCCGAGCGCAGTCGGGATCGTGCGACGGAGCAGACGCATGTGATGCGGGACGAGATGATTCGCACCGAGGAACGCACTCGCATGGCAAGGGATATGCACGACACTCTCGCCGCGAGCCTGAGCCGAATTTCTCTGTTCGCCAGGGCCTTGCAGGTCAGCGGTGCGGGCAATCCGGAGAAGATCGCGAACACCGCGTCGATGATCCGCAGCACCGCGCACGAGGCGCTCGACGAACTCAAGAACATCGTCGGCGTGCTGCGGGGGTCCGGCGGGGCGAGTCGAGCGAGCGGTCACCAGGGCATCGACGGTGTCGCCGACCTGGTCCAGTCCGCCCGCGCGGCCGGCCTGCACGCCACCTTTTACGCAGACCTGCGGCCCGGCGACGTCGGTACCGTGTCCGGGCACGTCACCTACCGGGTGGTGCAGGAATCGCTCACCAACGCCCAGAAGTACGCGAGCGATCAAACGATCCGCATCTCGATCAGCGGTGCCAGTGAGAGCGGCATCCGCATCGACGTCCGCAACGGTCTCAGTTTCCAGCCCCCGAGTGTCCCGGGTGGTTCGCGCGCCGGTCTCCGCGGACTCGCCGAGCAGGCCCGCGACATCGGCGGAAAGCTCGAGGCGGGCAGGCTCGGTGAGGAGTTCGTCGTAGACTGCTGGCTCCCGTGGTTCGCCTGA
- a CDS encoding response regulator yields MTGTNAITVLIADDDPFVRRGVSDIFAATTDIAVVADVDDGDRVPAAVHAYRPHVVLMDLKMRRVGGLDATRHLMTLQHPPRVIAMTAMDVDDLVLQAVSAGAHSFLSKDEPPETFHQSVRAVAAGNTLFSQESLRRIVAANRAPAAGPDPAVLAALSARERDVLKSLASGASNADIAGELFLSETTVKTHISAVFTKLGTRNRVEAALTAFRAGLVT; encoded by the coding sequence ATGACCGGAACCAACGCCATCACCGTTCTGATCGCTGACGACGATCCCTTCGTCCGGCGAGGTGTCTCCGACATCTTCGCTGCCACCACGGATATCGCCGTGGTCGCCGATGTCGACGACGGGGACCGGGTGCCGGCCGCGGTCCACGCGTATCGACCGCACGTAGTGCTGATGGACCTGAAAATGCGCCGGGTCGGCGGACTCGATGCCACCCGTCACCTGATGACACTGCAACACCCACCCCGGGTGATTGCGATGACGGCGATGGATGTCGACGACCTCGTGCTTCAGGCCGTTTCGGCCGGAGCCCACAGCTTCCTCAGCAAGGACGAGCCGCCGGAGACGTTCCACCAGTCCGTGCGCGCCGTCGCCGCCGGCAACACACTGTTCAGTCAGGAGTCGCTGCGTCGGATCGTCGCGGCCAACCGGGCGCCCGCTGCAGGTCCCGATCCGGCGGTCCTTGCCGCGCTCAGTGCGAGGGAACGTGACGTTCTGAAGTCTCTCGCGTCTGGCGCGTCGAATGCCGACATCGCCGGTGAGCTCTTCCTCAGCGAAACGACCGTCAAGACCCACATTTCGGCAGTCTTCACCAAGCTGGGCACGCGTAACCGAGTCGAAGCGGCGCTCACTGCATTCCGTGCAGGTCTCGTCACCTGA
- a CDS encoding DNA polymerase IV, which yields MSTPPRRRWVLHVDLDQFIAAVEVLRHPELRGRPVVVGGRGDPTERAVVSTASYEAREFGVGSGMPMRIAARKIPDAVFLPVDADAYLEVSGVVMDTLRKLDVVVEVMGWDEAFLGVDTDDPEAFARTIHDAVLDATGLHCSVGIGDNKLRAKIATDFGKPQGIYRLTEENWFAVMGERPTDALWGIGKKTSKKLAALGINTVQELADASDQELAATLGPNMGPWYARIGRGIDLSPVSAEPWVARSHSRETTFQQNLAGREAVTEEIRRLAARVREDILAENRKAVRVALKVRYAPFDTHTTSKPLPEPTFDPDVIADAAAALVDRLDHEREVRLLGVRLEMTPPT from the coding sequence ATGAGCACTCCGCCGCGTCGCCGGTGGGTGCTGCATGTCGATCTCGACCAGTTCATCGCCGCCGTCGAGGTGCTGCGCCACCCTGAACTGAGGGGACGTCCGGTCGTCGTAGGCGGTCGTGGGGATCCTACGGAGCGTGCGGTGGTGTCGACGGCGTCGTACGAGGCGCGGGAATTCGGTGTCGGTTCCGGGATGCCGATGCGGATCGCGGCACGGAAGATTCCCGACGCCGTGTTCCTGCCCGTCGACGCCGACGCGTACTTGGAGGTATCCGGCGTCGTGATGGACACCCTGCGGAAGCTGGATGTCGTCGTCGAGGTCATGGGCTGGGACGAGGCGTTTCTCGGTGTCGATACCGATGATCCGGAGGCCTTCGCGCGAACCATCCACGACGCCGTCCTCGACGCGACGGGGCTGCACTGCTCGGTTGGCATCGGCGACAACAAGTTACGTGCCAAGATCGCGACGGACTTCGGCAAACCTCAGGGCATCTACCGGCTCACCGAGGAGAACTGGTTCGCCGTCATGGGGGAGCGCCCCACCGACGCGCTATGGGGGATCGGTAAGAAGACCTCGAAAAAGCTTGCCGCGCTCGGTATCAACACCGTGCAGGAACTGGCCGACGCCTCGGATCAGGAGCTGGCCGCGACCCTCGGTCCGAACATGGGTCCGTGGTACGCCAGGATCGGTCGGGGAATCGATCTCTCCCCGGTGTCCGCGGAACCGTGGGTGGCGCGGTCGCACAGCAGAGAGACGACGTTTCAGCAGAACCTCGCCGGTCGGGAGGCCGTCACCGAGGAAATCCGACGCCTCGCCGCCCGGGTCCGGGAGGACATCCTCGCGGAGAACCGCAAGGCGGTGCGAGTGGCATTGAAGGTGCGCTACGCCCCGTTCGACACCCACACGACGAGCAAGCCGCTACCCGAGCCGACGTTCGATCCGGACGTGATCGCCGACGCAGCAGCAGCATTGGTCGACCGACTCGACCACGAGCGGGAAGTCCGGCTCCTCGGCGTGCGGTTGGAGATGACACCACCGACGTGA